One genomic window of Cydia splendana chromosome 16, ilCydSple1.2, whole genome shotgun sequence includes the following:
- the LOC134798153 gene encoding proteasome subunit alpha type-4 — translation MARRYDTRTTIFSPEGRLYQVEYAMEAISHAGTSLGILATDGILLAAERRNTNKLLDEVFFSEKIYKLNDDMVCSVAGITSDANVLTNELRLIAQRYLLQYGESIPCEQLVSWLCDVKQAYTQYGGKRPFGVSILYMGWDKHYGYQLYQSDPSGNYGGWKATCIGSNSAAAVSSLKQEYKENETTLAEAESLAIKVLSKTLDMTKLTPEKVEMATLTRQDNKTVIRVLTNTEVEALIAAFEKSEAEAEAAKKQTTKS, via the exons ATG GCCCGTCGTTATGATACACGTACGACAATATTCTCGCCGGAGG GTCGACTCTACCAGGTCGAGTATGCCATGGAAGCCATCAGTCACGCTGGCACATCACTGGGCATTTTAGCAACAGACGGCATTCTACTAGCCGCGGAGCGTAGAAACACGAACAAACTTCTCGATGAAGTATTTTTCTCTGAGAAAATCTACAAGCTGAATGATGACATGGTCTGTTCGGTCGCTGGGATCACTTCTGACGCCAATGTGCTTACTAATGAGCTGAGGCTGATTGCCCAGAGGTACCTGCTGCAGTATGGTGAATCTATTCCTTGTGAACAGCTGGTATCGTGGTTGTGTGATGTTAAGCAAGCTTACACACAGTATGGAG GTAAAAGGCCTTTTGGTGTTTCTATCCTGTACATGGGCTGGGACAAGCACTACGGCTACCAGCTCTACCAGTCAGACCCCAGTGGCAACTATGGAGGATGGAAGGCTACCTGCATTGGTAGCAACAGTGCT GCTGCAGTATCCAGCTTGAAGCAGGAGTACAAGGAGAACGAGACCACACTGGCCGAGGCGGAATCCCTTGCAATTAAAGTTCTGAGCAAGACCCTTGACATGACCAAGCTGACTCCGGAGAAAG TTGAGATGGCAACACTAACCCGCCAAGACAACAAGACGGTGATCCGAGTGCTAACAAACACTGAAGTAGAAGCGCTGATTGCTGCCTTTGAGAAGAGTGAAGCGGAGGCCGAAGCTGCTAAGAAGCAGACTACTAAatcttaa
- the LOC134798161 gene encoding vesicle transport protein USE1, which translates to MAVEKLRTTLSQPTAPKKSRLEMNVRLLLNRCELIAKQEAVEGNWRLKKYVDSLDEMLTELRTGPEKPSKDILIEYTKRAGFLKGLIQTATLNSPTEKLEAVQLLSHGAATLCTDEAAQEIHQKTVAKYGNELRSELFDNDDTLRKRNIIKAPNFTSTSSSQEDMDSLLKYHQNMQEKVAENMVLLTKSLKEQSQIASTIIKNDTEALKKSSEMTDRNVDSLKVESERLQEHSRNAWKCWLWIMLAIVTCIFINMVLFMKVMKKRRVEL; encoded by the exons ATGGCGGTCGAAAAATTAAGAACGACTCTTTCACAACCAACTGCGCCAAAAAAGTCCAGATTAGAAATGAATGTGCGACTACTTTTAAACAGATGTGAGCTTATTGCAAAGCAGGAGGCTGTTGAAGGCAACTGGAGGCTTAAGAAATACGTTGATTCACTGGATGAGATGTTGACCGAACTTAGGACAGGGCCAGA AAAGCCTTCTAAAGATATCCTCATAGAGTACACAAAAAGAGCTGGTTTCTTGAAAGGTTTAATACAAACAGCTACATTGAATAGTCCAACTGAAAAG TTGGAAGCAGTTCAGTTGCTATCTCATGGTGCCGCCACACTATGCACTGACGAGGCGGCCCAGGAAATACACCAGAAGACAGTTGCCAAGTATGGCAACGAGTTGAGGTCTGAGCTTTTTG ACAATGATGACACTCTCCGTAAACGTAACATCATTAAAGCCCCCAACTTCACAAGCACAAGTAGCAGTCAGGAAGACATGGACTCGCTGCTCAAATACCACCAGAATATGCAGGAGAAGGTTGCCGAGAACATGGTGCTGCTGACCAAGAGTCTAAAGGAGCAATCGCAGATCGCCAGCACTATTATAAAGAATGATACTGAG GCATTGAAGAAATCATCAGAAATGACGGACCGCAACGTGGACTCTTTGAAAGTGGAGTCAGAAAGACTGCAGGAACACAGCAGGAACGCTTGGAAGTGTTGGCTTTGGATCATGCTCGCTATAGTCACCTGCATATTTATTA atATGGTCTTATTCATGAAAGTTATGAAGAAACGAAGAGTAGaactgtaa
- the LOC134798154 gene encoding peptidyl-alpha-hydroxyglycine alpha-amidating lyase 2-like, which produces MLPILLFLLALRGLNCEPETVRENFDYFSYGPEDDLLKSLNLHLPKEEIVLRPQEVKDWPQQSLNVGQITAVSINSLGQPIIFHRAERIWDESTFNESNVYQNLDKGPIVEDTILVLDPHTGSVLHSWGANAFYMPHGLTVDHHDNVWVTDVAKHQVFKYTPLNHKYPTLTIGEAFTAGYPYRRRVLLCMPTSVAVATTGEIFVADGYCNNQILKFNAAGKLLLEIPMYSDTLTLNLPHSITLLEHLDMVCVADRENMRIVCPKAGLKSYIKMLDPATIIEDPTLGRVFAVASHGDTIYAVNGPTSQNIAVRGFTVNAMTGNILDTWEPTAGFTNPHSLAVTRNGSHLYVTEIGPNKIWKFELTDVYDK; this is translated from the exons ATGTTGCCGATATTATTATTCCTCCTCGCTTTACGTGGATTAAATTGTGAACCTGAAACGGTCAGGGAAAACTTCGACTACTTCAGTTACGGGCCTGAAGATGATCTTTTGAAGAGTTTAAATTTACACTTG CCTAAGGAGGAAATAGTGCTAAGGCCGCAAGAAGTGAAGGACTGGCCGCAACAGTCTCTGAACGTGGGTCAGATTACGGCTGTTTCTATCAACTCTTTGGGACAGCCGATCATTTTCCATAGAGCTGAAAGAATATGGGACGAAAG TACATTCAACGAGTCAAATGTATATCAGAACCTGGACAAAGGACCGATAGTAGAGGACACTATCCTAGTTCTGGACCCACATACCGGCTCCGTACTACACAGCTGGGGCGCCAATGCGTTTTACATGCCGCACGGGCTTACCGTCGACCATCACGACAACGTTTGGGTCACGGATGTGGCTAAACATCAAGTTTTTAAG TACACCCCGCTGAACCACAAATACCCCACCCTGACGATCGGCGAAGCTTTCACAGCAGGCTACCCCTACCGCCGCCGAGTTCTCCTCTGCATGCCCACATCAGTCGCCGTCGCCACTACAGGCGAAATCTTCGTCGCCGACGGCTATTGTAACAACCAGATCCTCAAATTCAACGCAGCAGGAAAACTCCTACTAGAAATCCCCATGTATTCCGACACGCTTACCTTAAATCTTCCCCACAGTATTACTCTGTTGGAACATCTTGATATGGTCTGTGTCGCTGATAGAGAGAATATGAGGATCGTCTGCCCGAAAGCTGGATTGAAGAGCTACATCAAAATGTTGGACCCAGCTACGATTATTGAAGATCCGACTTTAGGGAGAGTTTTCGCTGTCGCGTCGCATGGAGATACGATTTACGCTGTGAATGGACCGACGTCACAGAATATTGCTGTGAGAGGATTTACCGTGAACGCTATGACTGGGAATATTTTGGATACTTGGGAACCTACTGcg gGATTCACCAACCCCCACTCTCTTGCCGTGACCAGAAACGGATCCCATCTCTACGTCACGGAAATCGGACCCAACAAAATATGGAAATTTGAGTTGACCGACGTATACGACAAGTAG
- the LOC134798160 gene encoding uncharacterized protein LOC134798160: MNKTQYVTIAILLFGAMLGTATVSKRSYSDQSVKGYVTERTCWWNEVCKEEFQTLFRCKCPSWSYCRSPGRYYNAVCSMTETGYIWDQPNSDFRPQ; the protein is encoded by the exons ATGAATAAG ACGCAATATGTAACGATCGCGATTCTTCTGTTCGGTGCAATGCTGGGGACGGCTACTGTAAGCAAAAGGAGCTACTCCGACCAATCGGTCAAGGGATATGTCACGGAG CGCACTTGCTGGTGGAATGAGGTGTGCAAGGAAGAGTTCCAGACGCTCTTCAGATGCAAGTGCCCCTCCTGGTCCTACTGCCGGAGCCCTGGACGGTATTACAACGCCGTCTGCTCCATGACGGAGACGGGCTACATCTGGGACCAGCCCAACTCAGACTTCAGACCACAATAA